The following are from one region of the Equus przewalskii isolate Varuska chromosome 21, EquPr2, whole genome shotgun sequence genome:
- the OSER1 gene encoding oxidative stress-responsive serine-rich protein 1 isoform X2, whose protein sequence is MKSEAKDGEEESLQTAFKKLRVDASGSIASLSVGEGAGVRASVRAAADETKPKTTCASKDSWHGSTRKSSRGAVRTQRRRRSKSPVLHPPKFIHCSTIAAAPSSQLKHKSQTDSPDGSSGLGISTPKEFTAGECSASLDTNHTGAVVEPLRTSVPRLPSENKEEDSSVATQVSQASLQANDLSDFQSVSKLNQGKPCSCLGKECQCKRWHEMEVYSFSGLQNVPPLAPERRSTLEDYSQSLHTRTLSGSPRSCSEQARVYVDDVTIEDLSGYMEYYLYIPKKMSHMAEMMYT, encoded by the exons ATGAAATCGGAAgccaaggatggagaggaggagagtcTACAGACTGCTTTCAAGAAATTAAGAGTGGATGCATCAGG GTCCATAGCATCTCTGTCTGTTGGAGAAGGTGCAGGTGTCAGAGCATCAGTCAGAGCAGCAGCAGATGAAACCAAACCTAAAACCACATGTGCGTCTAAGGACAGTTGGCATGG gtcTACGAGGAAGTCTTCACGAGGAGCGGTGAGAACCCAGCGTCGTCGGCGTTCCAAGTCTCCTGTCCTTCATCCTCCAAAGTTTATACATTGCAGTACAATAGCTGCTGCTCCCAGCAGCCAGCTCAAGCACAAGAGCCAGACTGACTCCCCTGATGGCAGCAGTGGGCTGGGGATTTCAACCCCTAAAGAGTTCACTGCAGGAGAGTGCTCTGCTTCCCTCGATACTAACCACACAGGGGCAGTTGTTGAGCCTTTGAGAACCTCGGTTCCAAGGCTCCCGTCAGAGAATAAGGAAGAAGATTCCTCTGTTGCTACCCAAGTCTCCCAAGCAAGTCTCCAGGCCAATGATCTCTCTGACTTTCAGTCTGTATCCAAGCTAAACCAGGGCAAGCCATGTTCATGCCTAGGCAAGGAGTGCCAGTGTAAGAGGTGGCATGAGATGGAAGTCTATTCCTTTTCAGGCCTGCAGAATGTGCCTCCCTTGGCCCCAGAACGAAGATCCACGCTTGAGGACTACTCTCAGTCGCTTCACACCAGAACTCTGTCTGGCTCCCCCCGCTCCTGCTCTGAGCAGGCTCGAGTCTATGTGGATGATGTCACCATCGAGGACCTGTCGGGCTACATGGAATATTACTTGTATATTCCAAAGAAaatgtcccacatggcagaaatgatgtacacctga
- the OSER1 gene encoding oxidative stress-responsive serine-rich protein 1 isoform X1: protein MRNQRIQGSTERHCSLAEWPKGAGVWGRGYRGGGSRLEIKKSINGNIHSSVKPFTMKSEAKDGEEESLQTAFKKLRVDASGSIASLSVGEGAGVRASVRAAADETKPKTTCASKDSWHGSTRKSSRGAVRTQRRRRSKSPVLHPPKFIHCSTIAAAPSSQLKHKSQTDSPDGSSGLGISTPKEFTAGECSASLDTNHTGAVVEPLRTSVPRLPSENKEEDSSVATQVSQASLQANDLSDFQSVSKLNQGKPCSCLGKECQCKRWHEMEVYSFSGLQNVPPLAPERRSTLEDYSQSLHTRTLSGSPRSCSEQARVYVDDVTIEDLSGYMEYYLYIPKKMSHMAEMMYT, encoded by the exons ATGCGGAATCAGAGGATTCAAGGGTCCACAGAGAGGCACTGCTCCCTCGCGGAGTGGCCAAAGGGGGCGGGAGTATGGGGGCGGGGGTATAGGGGTGGGGGTAGCAGGTTAGAAATAAAGAAGAG tattaaCGGGAACATCCATAGTAGTGTAAAACCTTTCACAATGAAATCGGAAgccaaggatggagaggaggagagtcTACAGACTGCTTTCAAGAAATTAAGAGTGGATGCATCAGG GTCCATAGCATCTCTGTCTGTTGGAGAAGGTGCAGGTGTCAGAGCATCAGTCAGAGCAGCAGCAGATGAAACCAAACCTAAAACCACATGTGCGTCTAAGGACAGTTGGCATGG gtcTACGAGGAAGTCTTCACGAGGAGCGGTGAGAACCCAGCGTCGTCGGCGTTCCAAGTCTCCTGTCCTTCATCCTCCAAAGTTTATACATTGCAGTACAATAGCTGCTGCTCCCAGCAGCCAGCTCAAGCACAAGAGCCAGACTGACTCCCCTGATGGCAGCAGTGGGCTGGGGATTTCAACCCCTAAAGAGTTCACTGCAGGAGAGTGCTCTGCTTCCCTCGATACTAACCACACAGGGGCAGTTGTTGAGCCTTTGAGAACCTCGGTTCCAAGGCTCCCGTCAGAGAATAAGGAAGAAGATTCCTCTGTTGCTACCCAAGTCTCCCAAGCAAGTCTCCAGGCCAATGATCTCTCTGACTTTCAGTCTGTATCCAAGCTAAACCAGGGCAAGCCATGTTCATGCCTAGGCAAGGAGTGCCAGTGTAAGAGGTGGCATGAGATGGAAGTCTATTCCTTTTCAGGCCTGCAGAATGTGCCTCCCTTGGCCCCAGAACGAAGATCCACGCTTGAGGACTACTCTCAGTCGCTTCACACCAGAACTCTGTCTGGCTCCCCCCGCTCCTGCTCTGAGCAGGCTCGAGTCTATGTGGATGATGTCACCATCGAGGACCTGTCGGGCTACATGGAATATTACTTGTATATTCCAAAGAAaatgtcccacatggcagaaatgatgtacacctga